The Corallococcus caeni genomic interval ATGCCGAGCCGAACGCCGATCTCGGTGTCGGGCAGCTCGTCGAAGTAGTGCATTTCGAGGACTTCTCGCTGCTTGTCGGGAAGGGCGCAGAGCGCGGCATGGAGCGCCGCGTGGGATTCCTGTTCCACGTACTGTTCGTCTGGCCTGAGAAGGCACGGAGGGTCAGGAGCCTCATCCAGCGAGCAGGTCCGGGCCATGCGCCTGAACTGGTTCTGGGCGCCGTACTCCACGGAGCGGAGGAAATACCGTTCGAACTCAGCGGGAGGCTTCTTCCTGAGGCAGATGTTCAGGAGGATGGCGTGGACCAGGTCGTCGGCGTCCACCTCGCTATTGACGAGGTTCTGGGCAATCCGGCGTGCCTTGGACATCAAATCCCGCTGCAGGAACTGCCGTTCCATGCAGGATCGGGTGTTGAGCTCGACGCCGGATTCCGCGGAGGCGTTGAAGGACGCCGCGCTGACATCCGCGAAGCCGTCATCCGTTGCCGCAAGGACGGGCGAGGGGTGTGAGGGCTGCGCCGCGAGAAGCGCTTGCCTTGAGCACTCCCACGACAGGGCATCGCAGCGTGATGGCCGTGCGGACACCACGGTCTGGGCGCGAGTCTGGAGTGCCTCCGCAAGGGAGCCCACGACGAGCGTCAGGCCCGTGGCCGCGAGTGCCGCCAGGGTCAACATCCCGGCCCCGAAAGGCGAGGCCTGTGCGATGCGCCAGGAGAGCCGGATCATCCCGACGCTCGTCCGGACCAGGAGCGCGCTGACGGCGACAATCGTCCAGACGGAGAAGGCGATGACGAGCGCGCCGGGCAGCACGGGCAATGCACTGCGCAGATTTCGTTCCGGAAGGGCCAGCTGGCACGCCACGAACAGCAGCAGTCCCAGCAGGGCCCAGGGCCAGCGCAGCAGGAGGGGAGGGGGACCAGCCCTGCCAGCCAGCCGCCGGAAGCCATTCCACCCGGTAATGGCCACGAACGCGATCAGCGCCATGCCCAGGAAGACGATGGAGAGTTGGGCCGCGCCCTCGAAGATGCCGGACGTGAGTGCGCCGATGCGCTCCAGGATGACCGCCGCGCCCGCGAACCCCAGGAGTCCCGTGGCGCCGATGCCCACGAAAACGCCGGGGATGACGACGTTGACCGAGAAGATGGCGAGTGCCAACGCCACCAGCACCAACTGCCAGCCCGCGGTCCGCCGGGGTGGCGGTCCAGACTCCCCCTGCTGCGTCATGCGGCCTTCCTTCTGGGAACGACGGCCTCATCGTACAGGCTTGTCAGGCGGAATGGGGCTGCCCACGGGCTCGATGGAAGCCACCCGAGCAGCCCAGGCAAAGAGTCAGGATTGACTGCCATGCCTGCCGAATGACTCAGGTGGGACAAAGGCAGGCCATCTGGACAAGATTTGAAAGAGTCGATTAGCTGACTGGCGGGGGAAATCGATTCCCCATTTTCAGGGGGTGTTCATGAGAGGCTTTGTACGCCGTGCCACGCCGGTGTCTGCCTTGATCGTCGCTGCCGCCTTGCCGCTGCTCTCCGCCTCAGCCGCCGACACGCCATCGCAGCCCGCCTTCAGGGGCAGGCCCTTGCCAGCGCTGGAGAAGCTGATGGCGGCGACACCCTTCCAGGACAACAACGGAGCGCTTCCACCGTCGGGCGTGTATTCCGGCCCCCTGTTCAAGCTCAACCATGACTGGCCCCGGCAGCAGCCGCCGCTGGT includes:
- a CDS encoding RNA polymerase sigma factor → MTQQGESGPPPRRTAGWQLVLVALALAIFSVNVVIPGVFVGIGATGLLGFAGAAVILERIGALTSGIFEGAAQLSIVFLGMALIAFVAITGWNGFRRLAGRAGPPPLLLRWPWALLGLLLFVACQLALPERNLRSALPVLPGALVIAFSVWTIVAVSALLVRTSVGMIRLSWRIAQASPFGAGMLTLAALAATGLTLVVGSLAEALQTRAQTVVSARPSRCDALSWECSRQALLAAQPSHPSPVLAATDDGFADVSAASFNASAESGVELNTRSCMERQFLQRDLMSKARRIAQNLVNSEVDADDLVHAILLNICLRKKPPAEFERYFLRSVEYGAQNQFRRMARTCSLDEAPDPPCLLRPDEQYVEQESHAALHAALCALPDKQREVLEMHYFDELPDTEIGVRLGIDPATARKRVQRARDQLRTIFLQRCQ